From the genome of Pseudomonas hamedanensis:
GGCGCGTAGCGTTGCCCTGGCTGCTGCCCGGACTTGAGCGTCAGGGCCTTGTTGACAATCGCGCCCATCGGGAATTTGTCGAGCAGGCCGCCGTACACACCGACCACCGACACCGTGCCGCCCTTGCGACAGGCGCGAATGGCCTGACGCAGCACCGTGCCGCGCTCGGTGTGCAGGCGCAGCATCTGCTTGGTTTTGTCGTAGGCGTAATCGATCTCGGTGCCGTGGGCCTCCATGCCGACGCAATCGATGCAACGATCCGGCCCGCGTCCGCCGGTCAGTTCCAACAGGGCTTCGTGGACGTTGGTGCGTTCGTAGTTGATGGTGATCGCCTTGCCGCGTTCTTCAGCCAGACGCAGGCGGTCCGGGTAGCGATCGATCGCAATCACCCGTTCTGCACCGAGCAGATAGGCGCTGCAGATCGCCATCAGCCCGACCCCGCCGCAGCCCCACACCGCCACCGTGTCGCCCGGCTGGATCCCGGCGTTGTCGGCGGCGAAATAGCCGGTTGGCGCGGCGTCGGAAACGAACAGCGCCTGTTCGTCGCGTACGCCTTCAGGCACTTTGAACAGGTTGGTGTCGGCGTACGGCACGCGCACGTAGGTGGCATGGCTGCCCGGATAACCGCCGAAGGCATGGCTGTAGCCGATGATGCCGCAGCACGGTTGGCCGTAGGCGAGGTCGGTGGCCGAGGGGTTGGGATTGGAGTTGTCGCAGCAGGAAAAATCGCTGCGCTGGCAGTGTTCGCAATGCCCGCAGCCGATGATCGAAATGGTGATGACCTTGTCACCCTTGCGCAGGCCGTTGACGCCGGGCCCGACTTCGACGATCTCGCCCATGAACTCATGACCGATGATATCGCCCGGCTTCATCGCCGGAACGTAACCGCCGAGCAAGTGCAGATCGGAACCGCACACCGACGACAGTGTCACGCGGATGATTGCATCGCGCGGGTTGAGGATCGCCGGATCGGCCACGTTGTCGACTTGCAAACGGTTGGGGGCTTGCCAGGTAAGTGCGCGCATCAGTGAATCCCTCCTTCAATCACCACGCCGGTCTTGACCGATTGCTGGCCGGCGGTGTCCGTGCTTTCGCCGTGGACATAAAAGAAATCATCGTCGCCTTCGGGGCGCAGTCGGTTGTTGCTGACTTCGCCGGTTTCCATTTGCTGTTTTATCGCTTGCAGGCCGTTGAGCAAGGCCTTGTCGCTGAACAGGCTGATGGCCCGGGCGAGACCGTAGCCGAGTTTGCCCATCGCCGGTTTGCAGGCGATCACGGCTTTGACTTCGGTGCCGCGACCGGCCGGCGCAGGCGTGAGCGATACCGAGATATCGTGCTGCCAGCGCGACTCGGCCGAGGTCTGCCAATGCAGTGAGTTTTCGTTTTCGGCAGGCTGACGGACCAGCGTCCAGTGCAGGCGTCGCCCGGCGGGCGCGCGGACCGTCCAGCGCGTGGTGTCGGGCGTCAGTTGCTCGACGCTGTCGACCCAGCGCAGCAGCGGGCCGATATTGTCGACACGGGCGATAAAGTCCCAGACTTCGTCCAGCGGTCGCATGATGGTCACGCTGCGGGTGACGGCTTCGCTGATCGGCCAGTGGCGCTCGCGGCTGAACTGCTGCTCGAACGGCGTGGGCGTCAGCGCCTGTTTCAAGCGGCAATGGCCGGCAACGCCGCGCCACACGCCATACGCCCCGGCCACGATCTCCAGAGCACCGGCCAGGCCACCCTTGCGCCAGCCATGCGTCAACAACGCGGCCCCGGCCGTCAGCGACAACGCACGCTCGGCGCCGGTCATCGCCCCGCGCTGCTGGCTGTCGTTTCGGGAGTGAGTCGCTATCAGCGGATGGTCAGTCATGTTGCAATCTCCATCGGTGTGTTAGCGATAGAAAAAACGCCGCCGTTTGAGGTTCAACTGTATTCGTGCGCGACGGGATGAGAGGTCGTTTGCCAGTGGCTGGATCCAGAAACTCCGTGAGAGTCAGCAGATCCTGTGAACAGCGAAAAACCATGTGGGAGCGAGCTTGCTCGCGAAGGCAATCTTTCAGTTGGAGAAGTGTTGACTGACCCGGCGCTTTCGCGAGCAAGCTCACTCCTACAGTTTTTTATAGTGTCAGGAGGTTGTGTGTGCGGCGGGAGTCCATGTGGGAGCGGGCTTGCTCGCGAATGCAATCTGGCAGTTGGAGAAGTGCTGACAGACCCGGCGCTTTCGCGAGCAGGCTCACTCCTACAGGTGCTTTTGTGGTGTCAGCAGGTTGTGTGTGCGGCGAAAATCCATGTGGGAGCGAGCTTGCTCGCGAAGGCGATCTGTCAGTTGGAGAAGTGGCGACTGACCCGGCGCTTTCGCGAGC
Proteins encoded in this window:
- a CDS encoding zinc-dependent alcohol dehydrogenase; its protein translation is MRALTWQAPNRLQVDNVADPAILNPRDAIIRVTLSSVCGSDLHLLGGYVPAMKPGDIIGHEFMGEIVEVGPGVNGLRKGDKVITISIIGCGHCEHCQRSDFSCCDNSNPNPSATDLAYGQPCCGIIGYSHAFGGYPGSHATYVRVPYADTNLFKVPEGVRDEQALFVSDAAPTGYFAADNAGIQPGDTVAVWGCGGVGLMAICSAYLLGAERVIAIDRYPDRLRLAEERGKAITINYERTNVHEALLELTGGRGPDRCIDCVGMEAHGTEIDYAYDKTKQMLRLHTERGTVLRQAIRACRKGGTVSVVGVYGGLLDKFPMGAIVNKALTLKSGQQPGQRYAPTLFEHIQKGELDPSWLLTHPMSLEDGAQGYQMFKDKTDQCLRAVFKP
- a CDS encoding SRPBCC family protein, with amino-acid sequence MTDHPLIATHSRNDSQQRGAMTGAERALSLTAGAALLTHGWRKGGLAGALEIVAGAYGVWRGVAGHCRLKQALTPTPFEQQFSRERHWPISEAVTRSVTIMRPLDEVWDFIARVDNIGPLLRWVDSVEQLTPDTTRWTVRAPAGRRLHWTLVRQPAENENSLHWQTSAESRWQHDISVSLTPAPAGRGTEVKAVIACKPAMGKLGYGLARAISLFSDKALLNGLQAIKQQMETGEVSNNRLRPEGDDDFFYVHGESTDTAGQQSVKTGVVIEGGIH